In a genomic window of Amphiprion ocellaris isolate individual 3 ecotype Okinawa chromosome 13, ASM2253959v1, whole genome shotgun sequence:
- the LOC111573458 gene encoding gastrotropin-like, whose protein sequence is MAFTGKYELESQENYVEFLEAIGLLSAKTDHKVVTEVAQDGNNFTWMQTIPNWTWSNKFTVGQECELATMTGSKFRAPVTMEGGKISIQFPQYHFTAEISNGKLVMTCVTPGEKGVTFKRINKRI, encoded by the exons ATGGCGTTCACTGGGAAGTATGAGCTCGAGAGCCAGGAGAACTATGTGGAGTTTCTGGAAGCGATTG GGCTTCTCAGTGCCAAGACAGACCATAAAGTGGTGACAGAGGTGGCTCAGGATGGAAACAACTTCACCTGGATGCAAACCATCCCTAACTGGACCTGGTCGAACAAGTTCACAGTGGGTCAGGAGTGTGAGCTGGCGACAATGACAGGCTCCAAATTCAGG GCGCCTGTAACTATGGAAGGTGGAAAGATCTCAATACAGTTTCCTCAGTACCATTTCACAGCAGAGATCAGTAATGGCAAGCTAGTAATG ACTTGTGTAACTCCAGGAGAGAAGGGTGTGACCTTCAAAAGAATCAACAAGAGGATCTAA